The Humulus lupulus chromosome 3, drHumLupu1.1, whole genome shotgun sequence genome window below encodes:
- the LOC133821572 gene encoding ubiquitin carboxyl-terminal hydrolase 2-like → MKYAQEQSGSSGSFHTCKQESLISQAIDSCCVDEASSVGSIGNKVQQSESKISAPNPEIEENGDDELNSESVKVKKDATKRVLINKAPPILTIHLKRFSQDAGGRLSKLNGHVTFREIIDLKPYMDARPVRLKFLYRGNW, encoded by the coding sequence ATGAAATATGCACAAGAGCAATCAGGTTCTTCAGGCTCTTTTCACACTTGCAAGCAAGAAAGTTTAATTAGTCAAGCAATAGATTCATGCTGTGTTGACGAAGCTAGTAGTGTTGGATCTATCGGCAATAAAGTTCAGCAGAGCGAGTCTAAGATATCAGCCCCGAACCCTGAAATTGAGGAAAATGGTGATGATGAATTAAATTCTGAATCGGTGAAGGTCAAGAAGGATGCTACCAAGAGGGTCCTTATTAATAAAGCTCCGCCTATTTTGACCATTCATCTTAAGAGGTTCAGCCAAGATGCTGGGGGTCGCTTAAGTAAATTGAATGGCCATGTTACTTTCAGAGAAATAATTGATCTTAAACCATATATGGATGCCAG